Proteins co-encoded in one Trueperella abortisuis genomic window:
- a CDS encoding glycerophosphodiester phosphodiesterase family protein — protein sequence MVHQRMWRISEPTVLAHRGGGNEAPENTIVAFHAMRERGFRYVESDCHVTADGTVIILHDPILDRLTDASGPVSSWSWRDLRHVRDHSGNPLVRLDDLLEEFPDMIFNLDAKNNATALPMVETIRRQNAAHRVSLASFSELRLARMRRRLPGVRSSMGTSAIARLVLAAKGPRALAYRLPGPERGVECVQVPELFKTIQVVDEKFVALAHARGLAVHVWTVNDAADMRQLLELGVDGLITDEPTLARSVISQMRG from the coding sequence ATGGTTCATCAGCGAATGTGGAGAATCAGCGAGCCGACGGTCCTCGCCCACCGCGGCGGCGGCAACGAGGCCCCGGAAAACACGATCGTTGCGTTCCATGCGATGCGTGAGCGGGGCTTTCGCTACGTGGAGAGTGACTGCCACGTGACTGCCGACGGGACGGTGATCATCCTCCACGATCCGATCTTGGATCGTCTCACGGACGCTTCGGGGCCGGTCTCGTCGTGGTCGTGGAGGGACCTGCGCCACGTGCGCGACCATTCGGGTAACCCGCTGGTGCGCCTCGACGACTTGCTCGAGGAGTTTCCGGACATGATCTTCAACTTGGATGCGAAGAACAACGCGACGGCGCTGCCGATGGTGGAGACGATCCGCCGGCAGAACGCCGCTCACCGCGTAAGCCTGGCTTCCTTCTCGGAGCTGCGCTTGGCGCGAATGCGCAGGCGACTACCGGGGGTACGCTCCTCGATGGGGACTTCCGCGATCGCGCGACTCGTGCTGGCGGCGAAGGGCCCTCGCGCGCTGGCCTACCGGCTTCCGGGACCGGAACGGGGCGTGGAGTGTGTGCAGGTCCCCGAGCTGTTCAAGACCATCCAGGTGGTGGACGAGAAGTTTGTCGCGTTGGCGCACGCCCGCGGGCTGGCGGTGCATGTGTGGACGGTTAACGACGCCGCCGACATGCGCCAGCTACTCGAGCTTGGCGTGGACGGTCTGATCACCGACGAACCGACGCTGGCCCGATCGGTGATCAGCCAGATGCGGGGCTAG
- a CDS encoding DMT family transporter: MNRNVQQHSASMLPTIALIGVTAVWGSTFFMIKGLLEEISALDFLSVRFVLASVVCAIVMFPKLRKVARRTWLRGLTLGLIYGTAQVFQTVGLKYTDASVSGFITGMYVVLTPIVLLLLFKVQISPKVWGAVLLATIGIAVLSLTGFAIGVGEFITFLGSAFYAVHIAFLGKWAKDDDPFMLGIIQVFGIALLCTLGALPGGIDLPQSGGSWLALIYMALVAGLAALVTQTWAQSKISATSAAIIMTTEPVFASLFAILFGGENLTLRLLIGGSLILSAMFLTELTPSKKPEPDGADAAETV; encoded by the coding sequence ATGAATCGTAACGTGCAACAGCATTCAGCGTCGATGCTGCCTACGATTGCGCTGATTGGCGTCACCGCCGTGTGGGGCTCAACGTTCTTCATGATCAAGGGTCTGCTCGAGGAGATATCTGCGCTGGACTTCCTCTCGGTACGTTTCGTTCTCGCGAGTGTGGTCTGCGCAATCGTCATGTTCCCAAAACTGCGGAAAGTCGCGCGGCGAACGTGGCTGCGCGGACTGACGCTTGGCTTGATCTACGGAACGGCGCAAGTGTTTCAGACCGTCGGCTTGAAATACACGGACGCCTCCGTCTCCGGTTTCATCACGGGAATGTATGTGGTGCTAACGCCGATCGTTCTCCTGCTGCTTTTCAAGGTGCAGATATCGCCCAAAGTGTGGGGCGCCGTCCTATTGGCCACTATCGGCATTGCGGTGCTGAGCCTGACCGGCTTCGCCATTGGCGTCGGCGAATTCATCACATTCCTGGGGTCGGCCTTTTATGCTGTTCACATCGCCTTTTTGGGTAAGTGGGCCAAAGACGACGATCCGTTCATGCTGGGCATCATTCAAGTCTTTGGAATAGCGCTGCTGTGCACGTTGGGCGCACTCCCCGGCGGCATCGACCTTCCGCAAAGCGGGGGCTCCTGGCTGGCGCTCATCTACATGGCGCTTGTTGCCGGCCTCGCGGCGCTCGTAACTCAGACCTGGGCGCAGTCCAAGATCTCCGCGACAAGCGCGGCCATCATCATGACGACGGAGCCGGTTTTCGCCTCGCTGTTTGCGATCTTGTTCGGAGGAGAAAACCTCACACTCCGACTTCTTATCGGAGGCAGCCTGATTCTTTCGGCGATGTTCCTGACCGAACTCACGCCGAGTAAGAAGCCGGAGCCTGACGGGGCAGACGCTGCCGAAACTGTTTGA
- a CDS encoding carbohydrate ABC transporter permease has product MSVATRKEELKPRSSTSRAFAVNPDPRWRKRDRAWAAFFLAPQACGILLFTILPFGFAFILAFTDWNGFGPLKFIGFDNFKSQISDPLFLRAVLNTLIIAAVTVPIGLFLAIVVAVLINKLKNKTVYMILFFAPVVTSSVAVALIWQQLLRQDGMISSAISTLFNVTPPDWLGNPKLTLFAVCAVTIWSSLGLNVVIFQAGLQNVSPSVIEAASIDGASSVRTFRSIILPILSPTIFFQSVIAFISSLQTFDIVFVLVKNAGPENATRTIVYHIYDLGIQKGQFGVSSAAAIFLMLLAVVITVVQFGFEKKWVHYER; this is encoded by the coding sequence ATGTCTGTCGCTACCCGGAAGGAAGAACTCAAACCGCGTTCTTCGACATCTAGGGCGTTCGCCGTGAACCCTGACCCGCGATGGCGCAAGCGCGATCGAGCATGGGCGGCGTTCTTCCTCGCACCGCAGGCATGCGGAATCCTGCTCTTCACGATCCTTCCCTTCGGCTTCGCCTTTATCCTGGCGTTTACCGACTGGAACGGGTTCGGACCGTTGAAGTTCATCGGTTTCGATAATTTCAAGAGCCAGATCTCCGATCCGCTCTTCCTCAGAGCGGTGCTTAACACGTTGATCATCGCTGCCGTGACCGTGCCAATTGGGCTCTTCTTGGCGATTGTCGTAGCGGTGCTGATTAACAAGTTGAAAAACAAGACCGTCTACATGATCTTGTTTTTCGCTCCCGTTGTCACGTCCTCGGTTGCAGTTGCCCTCATCTGGCAGCAGCTCTTGCGGCAGGACGGAATGATCTCCAGCGCAATCTCGACACTCTTTAACGTGACGCCACCGGATTGGTTGGGCAATCCGAAGCTTACGTTGTTCGCAGTGTGTGCTGTCACGATCTGGTCCTCGCTGGGCTTGAACGTGGTGATCTTCCAAGCCGGACTGCAGAATGTCAGTCCGTCCGTTATCGAAGCTGCTTCGATTGATGGCGCGAGCAGCGTTCGGACATTCCGATCGATCATCCTGCCGATCTTGTCTCCGACCATATTCTTCCAGTCCGTTATCGCGTTCATCTCCTCTCTCCAGACGTTCGATATCGTCTTCGTGCTCGTGAAGAACGCTGGGCCAGAGAACGCGACGAGGACGATCGTGTATCACATATACGATCTTGGAATCCAGAAGGGGCAATTCGGTGTTTCCTCAGCGGCCGCGATCTTCCTGATGCTTCTGGCTGTGGTCATCACCGTCGTCCAGTTTGGTTTTGAAAAGAAGTGGGTGCACTATGAACGCTAA
- a CDS encoding ABC transporter substrate-binding protein, whose protein sequence is MKNRKLKHAAAISLSAALAVGMLSACSGDSSGTGDKGSVTWSTWGTPDELKVFEQFNAEFESRHPDIKINFQPVASYSDYHSKLNTQLTSGTAPDVFYVGDDQIANLVVNGVLEPIDSHVASADSPISLADFSESIYQVAQLDGQTYGLPNDVNPDAFWYDKQALAAAGITDDPAELAAHDKWTTDKFFEMVDALHGADMTGAAFWNYWSTTDSLIVSQGGKVYDDAGKYVANTDSASVAALDTWAKKFADGQFAVADVMPAGQDPDTLFAQHKLGFLVQGRYTVASIEGAGNSIDDYDVVRWPTPDGKAAPSGVASSFLAINKNAADKDAAFTFFSEFLSKDGQTLRLSDNGNALPSIAGIDEIVTATNKPGHVASLIDMRDVGFSNFQVEAAVPGLSEQISNDYMLPLYQGKGSAQETLDHIAELVTQKTSK, encoded by the coding sequence ATGAAAAATAGGAAACTGAAGCACGCGGCGGCCATTTCGCTGAGCGCGGCACTAGCCGTGGGCATGCTCTCGGCGTGTAGCGGCGACTCGAGCGGAACTGGCGACAAAGGAAGCGTCACGTGGTCCACGTGGGGAACGCCTGACGAACTGAAGGTGTTCGAGCAATTCAACGCCGAATTCGAGAGCCGGCATCCCGATATCAAGATCAACTTCCAGCCCGTGGCATCCTACAGCGATTATCATTCGAAGCTGAACACGCAGCTGACATCGGGAACGGCCCCCGACGTCTTCTATGTAGGAGACGACCAGATTGCAAACCTGGTCGTCAACGGCGTATTGGAGCCGATCGACTCCCACGTCGCGAGCGCAGACTCGCCCATCTCGCTCGCTGACTTCTCCGAATCCATTTATCAAGTAGCCCAACTTGATGGCCAGACGTATGGCCTGCCCAACGACGTCAACCCCGACGCTTTCTGGTACGACAAGCAGGCACTCGCCGCAGCGGGGATCACCGACGATCCGGCCGAGCTGGCCGCTCATGACAAGTGGACCACGGACAAGTTCTTCGAGATGGTTGACGCCCTTCACGGCGCCGACATGACCGGAGCGGCATTTTGGAACTACTGGTCCACAACGGACTCGTTGATCGTTTCTCAGGGAGGCAAGGTCTACGACGACGCCGGCAAGTACGTCGCGAACACCGACTCAGCCTCGGTTGCAGCGCTCGATACCTGGGCGAAGAAGTTCGCCGATGGTCAGTTTGCCGTCGCAGACGTCATGCCTGCCGGCCAGGACCCAGATACTCTCTTTGCTCAGCACAAGCTCGGCTTCCTTGTCCAAGGACGCTACACGGTCGCCTCGATTGAGGGAGCCGGAAACTCGATCGACGATTACGACGTCGTTCGCTGGCCCACCCCGGACGGTAAGGCCGCCCCGTCGGGCGTCGCCTCGTCGTTCCTTGCGATCAACAAGAATGCGGCGGACAAGGACGCGGCATTCACCTTCTTCTCGGAGTTCCTCTCCAAGGACGGGCAAACTCTTCGTCTTTCCGATAACGGTAATGCCCTTCCATCGATCGCCGGGATTGACGAGATCGTCACGGCGACGAATAAGCCCGGCCATGTGGCCTCGCTGATTGACATGCGCGATGTGGGCTTCTCGAACTTCCAGGTTGAGGCCGCGGTTCCGGGTTTGTCCGAGCAGATCTCGAATGATTACATGCTCCCCCTCTACCAGGGAAAGGGCTCTGCGCAGGAGACCTTGGATCACATCGCTGAGCTGGTCACCCAGAAGACGTCGAAGTGA
- a CDS encoding carbohydrate ABC transporter permease, producing MNAKVATRSASQAPVGGEPKGASISPVRLWLRRHHLLTNLVLIIGSIAMFGPFVWMVLTGFKTLPQILKDPLSIIPDPATLSNFTDAWAQAPFGRAYFNSVYIAVLVVVGAVITSAMAGYAFARIPFKGSKAVFSIVLVAQMIPKQVTLVPFYLLMAKLGWVDSHLAIIIPGILVNPFGIFLARQFVLSIPRELEEAATVDGASRFRIFWQIILPMIRPGLGALAIIVALDTWNNFLMPLILLNSTDLFTVPLLLAQFQGQFGGINTGLIMAATAVSTVPMLIVFIIGQKQIVSSLATAGLGGR from the coding sequence ATGAACGCTAAAGTCGCAACGCGCAGCGCTTCGCAAGCCCCGGTCGGCGGCGAGCCGAAGGGTGCATCGATATCTCCGGTGAGACTGTGGCTACGGCGCCATCATCTCCTCACCAACCTCGTCCTGATCATCGGCTCGATCGCCATGTTCGGACCGTTCGTGTGGATGGTGCTGACCGGGTTTAAGACCCTGCCGCAGATCCTGAAGGACCCACTGTCCATCATCCCGGATCCGGCAACACTGTCGAACTTCACCGACGCATGGGCACAAGCGCCATTTGGGCGCGCCTACTTCAATTCCGTCTACATCGCTGTGTTGGTGGTAGTCGGAGCTGTCATTACTAGCGCGATGGCTGGTTACGCGTTTGCGCGAATCCCGTTCAAGGGTTCGAAGGCCGTATTCTCCATCGTGCTTGTCGCTCAGATGATTCCCAAGCAGGTAACGCTCGTTCCGTTCTACCTGCTGATGGCTAAACTCGGATGGGTAGACTCCCACCTTGCCATTATTATCCCTGGCATCCTTGTTAATCCGTTTGGAATCTTCTTGGCACGGCAGTTTGTCCTGTCGATTCCACGGGAGCTGGAGGAAGCGGCGACAGTGGATGGCGCATCGCGTTTCCGGATATTCTGGCAAATCATCTTGCCAATGATCCGGCCGGGGCTCGGCGCACTGGCTATCATCGTGGCATTGGATACCTGGAACAACTTCCTCATGCCATTGATCTTGCTCAATAGCACGGATCTGTTTACCGTCCCGCTGCTCTTGGCTCAGTTCCAAGGACAATTCGGCGGAATCAACACCGGCCTGATCATGGCGGCAACCGCTGTATCGACTGTTCCCATGCTGATCGTGTTCATCATTGGGCAAAAGCAGATCGTGTCGAGCCTAGCGACAGCGGGCCTTGGGGGACGCTAG
- a CDS encoding amylo-alpha-1,6-glucosidase: MMIFDFVDFLDIPFTVPESNFVVCKRGTSLEIYCVEYERPLADCVVAEILPKDTSADVTAQADGGHFSFGSCAVAIYRNSLWIHSAGEFVVKRRPHHVSQTLSFDNTSDGDVLISYSGSLVPPDGDLPTSWHSFRDTADGVVQGWMERMPQVSEQRKPMTEQCWWVLGTNLVRFVDRDGATCRSIVPAKLGYVGLWQWDAYFIAIGVAHGDFDAALEQLRNAVKFQADTGQLPDVLFPGGVLANSSDLPEADRLKLEADGSPTVGGGTVPLTKPPLLAWTIEQILGKRSDVARQKVVEEFADVVADNQEWWFSYSDIRANGLPEYLHPYSSGLDDSPVFDHEVPVATADLAAYLGVQDAILSQWFSAIPKRSAAFAARSQRTHQKMLELWDETLGMFRYGHDARIPQHRTIVSLLGVFDGRLPDSVVSSVLSDIHDPGRFATNYPLPTVALDDDGYRANIMWRGPTWINTTFLIADGLARQGYPEEARSLRTAILDNIEKAGGPVEYLNSSTGIRCEHAVRSFSWSAALYVDCAVREFSESVEASRGGEHYDKARHVLVEKITTTSSIGFAQGRLVPVAHTPESRVQNPAGKYA; this comes from the coding sequence ATGATGATTTTTGATTTTGTGGATTTTCTAGATATTCCCTTCACTGTGCCGGAATCCAATTTCGTCGTGTGCAAAAGGGGGACATCGTTGGAAATCTACTGCGTCGAGTACGAGAGGCCGCTGGCCGACTGCGTAGTAGCTGAAATTCTCCCGAAGGACACAAGCGCGGACGTGACTGCGCAGGCTGACGGAGGTCATTTTAGTTTCGGCAGTTGCGCAGTGGCCATCTACAGGAACTCTCTCTGGATTCATTCAGCCGGCGAGTTCGTAGTGAAGAGACGCCCACATCATGTATCTCAAACCCTCTCATTTGATAACACGTCAGATGGCGACGTGCTGATCTCCTACTCAGGCTCGCTCGTACCGCCTGATGGGGATCTGCCCACGTCGTGGCATTCGTTTAGAGACACGGCCGACGGCGTCGTCCAGGGTTGGATGGAGAGGATGCCGCAGGTTTCCGAGCAGAGAAAGCCCATGACGGAGCAATGCTGGTGGGTGCTCGGCACGAACCTGGTGAGATTCGTCGATCGGGACGGCGCAACCTGCCGGAGCATCGTCCCGGCAAAGCTTGGGTACGTGGGGCTCTGGCAGTGGGATGCCTACTTCATCGCTATCGGAGTTGCTCACGGTGATTTTGATGCCGCTCTTGAACAACTACGAAATGCCGTCAAGTTCCAAGCCGACACCGGCCAGCTTCCCGACGTGCTCTTCCCCGGCGGCGTGCTCGCCAACTCGTCAGATTTGCCGGAGGCTGACCGCCTCAAACTTGAAGCCGATGGCTCGCCAACCGTTGGCGGGGGCACCGTTCCTTTAACCAAGCCTCCGCTACTGGCGTGGACCATCGAGCAGATTCTTGGAAAGCGAAGCGATGTGGCACGCCAAAAGGTGGTCGAGGAGTTCGCCGACGTCGTGGCCGATAATCAAGAATGGTGGTTTAGCTATTCGGACATCAGAGCCAACGGCCTGCCAGAGTATTTGCACCCGTATTCATCCGGCCTTGACGACTCGCCCGTCTTTGACCACGAGGTTCCCGTCGCCACGGCGGACTTGGCCGCATACCTTGGCGTCCAAGACGCGATCCTCAGCCAATGGTTCTCGGCTATTCCTAAGCGGTCGGCCGCATTCGCGGCGCGAAGCCAGCGCACGCACCAGAAGATGCTTGAGTTGTGGGATGAGACTCTCGGCATGTTTCGATACGGGCACGATGCCCGAATCCCTCAACATCGAACCATTGTCTCGCTGCTCGGCGTCTTCGACGGGCGCCTTCCCGACTCCGTGGTAAGCAGCGTGTTGAGTGATATCCACGATCCCGGGCGATTCGCGACGAACTATCCGCTTCCTACGGTGGCCCTCGACGACGACGGCTATCGGGCGAACATCATGTGGCGAGGCCCGACATGGATCAACACGACCTTCCTTATCGCCGACGGTTTGGCTCGTCAAGGATATCCGGAGGAGGCTCGAAGCCTCCGCACCGCGATCCTAGACAACATTGAGAAGGCCGGAGGGCCGGTCGAGTACCTTAATTCGAGCACGGGAATTCGTTGCGAGCACGCAGTTCGGAGCTTTTCGTGGAGCGCCGCGCTGTACGTAGACTGCGCGGTTCGTGAGTTCTCTGAGTCCGTGGAAGCCTCGCGTGGCGGCGAGCATTATGACAAGGCAAGGCACGTGCTTGTCGAGAAGATCACCACGACCAGCTCGATCGGCTTCGCCCAGGGTCGACTGGTGCCGGTAGCCCACACACCCGAATCGCGCGTTCAGAATCCCGCGGGGAAGTACGCCTAG
- a CDS encoding glycoside hydrolase family 2 TIM barrel-domain containing protein: protein MIESRPWENSDITGMHRLPAHAYFFRYDGADEALSFDRERSTGFINLVGSWYFKLFDRPERVSPKIHGELHTSWDTVTVPHMWQFDGFGSLHYTDEGYPFFVDPPRVPADNPTGVYQRVVTIGKLAAGEDIIIHIDGVESYAEVFVNGIFQGLTKGSRLTAEFNITNAVRAGKNLVSIRVVQYSDATYLEDQDMWWACGIFRDIYITRRPNAHVRDFHLWTERSGSDAVVNLNVWKDADVDVTWRILSEGNQIAQSALHAHGEGAWSSSVTITHPRWWNPEDPYLYTVLIEESRPDGSTTVIPHRLGLASYTIEGGRLLLNGVYFKMHGVNRHDFDPRRGRAVSMDRVRRDLGMMKAHNINAVRTAHYPNDPRFYELCDELGFFVVAETDLETHGFVATGNISRLSDDPAWEKAYVDRIERHVLAQRNHASIAVWSLGNESGYGCNFRAMYARAKELDPHRPVMYEEDRNADVVDIISTMYSRVSQMDDMGRYPMGKPRILCEYGHAMGNGPGGLAEYQAVIDRWDSIQGHFLWEWNDHGVERVNPDGTIDYLYGGDFGDYPNNGNFCIDGLVFPWQEPSPGLIEYKQVLCPVKISFDGDRMTVSNKRYFTDLSDVTLHVDIASSPSESQSFSMRPGAIAPQESRVFSLGADSRPWEELLVTVTVSAHGRAEDDEHVLGRFQSPGRYPPDVPDGRDDVARAPIRVERAENSADMRVLAGESTFTFDAISGAITSWEYRGSQLIGADIEVGIWSPLIDNHHTEFNQLWKPNLLDAMQTSPRSASFTVTSHKVIVEMHRVLAAPSTDIGFDLAMTYVVSDTGELSVSVSGARRGHYTQVIPRIGLTLTIPHDMDRIEWLGLGPGESYPDSRTAQIYGQWRATVDDMYTPYVVPQNYGNRTGTTWVAVTNAHGVGLLARRLEPVDASTDFDFSVWPYTCADIDRATHLSELEKRDVGTLNLNHAVLGLGSNSWGSEVLDSYRIRFEDFAFSFALRPFQQHR, encoded by the coding sequence ATGATCGAATCGCGCCCGTGGGAGAACTCGGACATCACCGGGATGCATAGGTTGCCCGCACACGCCTATTTTTTCCGCTACGACGGTGCAGACGAGGCCCTCTCCTTCGATCGGGAGCGGTCAACCGGTTTCATCAACCTGGTTGGCTCATGGTATTTCAAACTCTTTGACCGCCCCGAACGAGTATCGCCTAAGATCCACGGTGAGCTACACACGTCTTGGGATACCGTCACGGTTCCCCACATGTGGCAATTCGATGGCTTTGGTAGCCTCCACTACACCGACGAGGGATACCCATTTTTTGTCGATCCGCCGCGGGTTCCTGCAGACAACCCCACGGGCGTATACCAGCGGGTGGTCACGATCGGGAAGCTGGCCGCCGGCGAGGACATTATCATCCATATCGACGGGGTGGAGTCCTATGCTGAAGTCTTTGTCAATGGGATCTTCCAAGGGTTAACGAAGGGCTCGCGCCTGACAGCAGAGTTCAACATCACGAATGCCGTGCGCGCCGGAAAGAACCTCGTGTCCATTCGCGTTGTGCAATACTCAGACGCCACCTACCTAGAAGACCAAGACATGTGGTGGGCATGTGGCATCTTCCGAGACATCTACATCACCCGGCGCCCCAACGCCCACGTGAGGGACTTCCACCTGTGGACGGAGCGAAGCGGAAGCGACGCCGTCGTCAACCTCAATGTATGGAAAGACGCAGATGTTGACGTCACGTGGCGCATCTTGTCCGAAGGGAATCAGATAGCTCAATCAGCGCTTCACGCGCACGGCGAGGGCGCATGGTCGAGCAGCGTGACGATCACGCACCCACGGTGGTGGAATCCCGAAGATCCCTATCTGTACACGGTGCTCATCGAAGAATCGCGCCCGGATGGATCCACCACAGTCATCCCCCACCGGCTCGGGCTGGCCTCCTACACCATCGAGGGAGGCCGTCTCCTCCTCAATGGGGTCTACTTCAAGATGCACGGCGTCAACCGCCACGACTTCGACCCCCGACGTGGGCGCGCGGTGTCCATGGATCGGGTGAGGCGCGACCTGGGCATGATGAAGGCGCACAACATCAACGCGGTGCGCACCGCGCACTATCCCAATGATCCTCGGTTCTACGAGCTCTGCGACGAACTCGGGTTCTTCGTCGTCGCGGAAACCGATCTGGAGACGCACGGCTTTGTGGCCACGGGCAACATCAGCCGATTGAGTGATGATCCCGCCTGGGAGAAGGCATACGTTGACCGAATCGAGCGCCACGTTTTGGCTCAGCGCAATCATGCCTCCATCGCCGTCTGGTCGCTTGGCAACGAATCTGGATACGGATGCAATTTTCGCGCAATGTATGCCCGCGCGAAGGAACTCGATCCGCACCGGCCCGTGATGTACGAGGAAGACCGCAACGCCGACGTCGTCGACATCATTTCGACGATGTACTCCCGCGTCTCACAGATGGACGACATGGGGCGATATCCGATGGGAAAGCCGCGTATTCTCTGCGAATACGGGCACGCCATGGGAAACGGCCCCGGCGGCCTCGCCGAGTATCAAGCCGTGATCGACCGGTGGGATTCAATTCAGGGCCACTTCCTGTGGGAGTGGAACGATCACGGCGTAGAACGCGTCAACCCGGACGGCACAATAGACTACCTCTACGGTGGCGACTTCGGTGACTACCCCAACAACGGCAACTTCTGTATCGATGGCCTTGTGTTCCCCTGGCAGGAGCCTAGCCCGGGCTTGATCGAATACAAACAGGTACTGTGTCCGGTGAAGATATCATTCGACGGCGATCGGATGACGGTCTCTAACAAACGGTATTTCACGGATCTGAGCGACGTCACCCTCCACGTTGACATCGCCAGTTCCCCGAGTGAAAGTCAGTCGTTCAGCATGAGGCCAGGGGCAATTGCGCCGCAAGAATCTCGAGTATTCTCCCTGGGAGCTGATAGCCGCCCCTGGGAGGAACTCCTGGTCACCGTCACTGTGAGCGCGCATGGTCGTGCCGAAGACGATGAGCACGTTCTTGGCCGTTTCCAATCGCCCGGACGCTACCCACCAGACGTACCAGATGGCCGCGACGACGTCGCGCGCGCACCCATCCGCGTAGAGCGCGCGGAAAACTCAGCTGACATGAGGGTCTTAGCTGGCGAGTCGACGTTTACCTTTGACGCCATCTCGGGCGCCATCACATCGTGGGAGTATCGCGGTAGCCAACTCATCGGCGCAGACATCGAAGTCGGTATTTGGTCCCCTCTGATCGACAATCACCACACAGAGTTCAACCAGCTGTGGAAGCCGAATCTTCTTGACGCGATGCAGACCTCGCCTCGAAGCGCGTCCTTCACCGTCACTTCACACAAAGTTATTGTCGAAATGCACCGGGTCTTGGCCGCGCCCAGCACGGACATTGGTTTCGACCTGGCAATGACCTACGTCGTTTCCGATACCGGCGAGCTGTCGGTCAGCGTCAGTGGAGCACGACGCGGGCACTATACACAGGTCATTCCCCGAATCGGGCTGACACTCACGATTCCTCATGACATGGACCGAATCGAGTGGCTCGGGCTTGGCCCGGGCGAAAGCTACCCGGATTCTCGCACGGCGCAGATTTACGGCCAGTGGAGGGCCACCGTCGACGACATGTACACCCCGTACGTCGTGCCGCAAAACTACGGTAATCGGACGGGAACCACCTGGGTGGCGGTAACGAACGCCCATGGTGTTGGACTCCTTGCCCGGCGCCTCGAGCCCGTCGATGCATCTACTGACTTCGACTTTTCCGTCTGGCCATACACCTGCGCGGATATCGACCGTGCCACGCATCTGAGCGAGCTTGAGAAAAGGGATGTAGGCACTCTCAATCTGAACCACGCGGTCTTAGGGCTCGGGTCCAATTCGTGGGGATCGGAGGTTCTTGACAGCTATCGCATCAGGTTCGAGGACTTTGCCTTCAGCTTCGCACTGCGGCCCTTTCAGCAGCATCGATAG
- a CDS encoding M23 family metallopeptidase, translating into MAERETVRPSRRDLRLAREAQLRDTQATEVIEVSQVVTESASHSGPASSLFDRVIREAKRPAFAGILSAVVAVSAAAGVAFGGLYSASAVQGADTLATSTVATPQPTVPDTLKKTNGAADSARYRGFERSYDGAVIQCGLRGGANSLSAAFEGENNLVVMPMAKGTYRLTSPFGWRIDPISYTSSFHLGQDFAAAKGTPIYAMADGEVIYAGEGIEGRSSNVIVIAHEINGKKYTTWYVHMYDDGVHVKKGDKVKVGQHIADAGSQGWSTGPHLHFEVHEGHELHTETDDNVIDPMKALEDFGAVDLSDIC; encoded by the coding sequence TTGGCTGAGCGTGAAACAGTGCGACCGTCGCGCCGCGATCTCCGCCTCGCCAGGGAGGCTCAGCTTCGAGACACCCAGGCCACCGAGGTGATCGAAGTCTCCCAGGTCGTCACCGAGAGCGCATCTCATTCCGGGCCGGCTTCCTCCCTATTTGACCGAGTTATCCGCGAGGCGAAGAGGCCTGCCTTCGCGGGCATACTGAGCGCCGTCGTCGCCGTCTCGGCCGCCGCCGGCGTCGCCTTTGGAGGCCTCTACAGTGCGTCCGCCGTTCAGGGCGCGGACACGCTGGCCACCTCCACGGTTGCTACCCCCCAGCCCACGGTCCCGGACACGCTGAAGAAGACGAACGGCGCCGCGGACTCGGCACGGTACCGCGGATTCGAGCGCTCCTATGATGGGGCGGTCATCCAGTGCGGGCTACGCGGGGGCGCGAATTCACTGTCCGCGGCCTTCGAGGGGGAGAACAACCTGGTGGTCATGCCGATGGCGAAGGGCACCTACCGGCTCACCTCGCCCTTCGGCTGGCGCATCGACCCGATCTCCTACACCTCCTCCTTCCACCTGGGTCAGGACTTCGCGGCGGCCAAGGGCACACCCATCTACGCGATGGCCGACGGCGAAGTGATCTACGCGGGCGAGGGGATCGAGGGGCGCTCATCGAACGTGATCGTCATCGCCCATGAGATTAACGGCAAGAAATACACCACCTGGTACGTCCACATGTACGACGACGGCGTCCACGTCAAGAAGGGCGATAAGGTCAAGGTTGGCCAGCACATCGCCGACGCCGGCTCCCAGGGCTGGTCGACCGGCCCGCATCTGCACTTTGAGGTCCACGAGGGCCACGAGTTGCACACTGAGACCGACGACAACGTGATCGACCCGATGAAGGCCCTCGAGGACTTCGGTGCGGTCGATCTGTCAGACATCTGCTAG